From one Lemur catta isolate mLemCat1 chromosome 5, mLemCat1.pri, whole genome shotgun sequence genomic stretch:
- the FOXF2 gene encoding forkhead box protein F2 produces the protein MTTEGGPPPPPPRPPPAPLRRACSPAPGALQAALMSPPPAAAAAVLETTSSSSSSASCASSSSSSNSASAPSAACKSAGSGGGAGAGSGATKKASSGLRRPEKPPYSYIALIVMAIQSSPSKRLTLSEIYQFLQARFPFFRGAYQGWKNSVRHNLSLNECFIKLPKGLGRPGKGHYWTIDPASEFMFEEGSFRRRPRGFRRKCQALKPMYHRVVSGLGFGASLLPQGFDFQAPPSAPLGCHGQGGYGGLDMMPAGYDAGAGAPSHAHPHHHHHHHVPHMSPNPGSTYMASCPVPAGPGAVGAAGGGGGGGDYGPDSSSSPVPSSPAMASAIECHSPYTSPAAHWSSPGASPYLKQPPTLTPSSNPAASAGLHSSMSSYSLEQSYLHQNAREELSVGLPRYQHHSAPVCDRKDFVLNFNSISSFHPSASGSYYHHHHQSVCQDIKPCVM, from the exons ATGACCACCGAGGGCGGGCCaccgccgcccccgccgcgcccgccgcccgccccgctcCGCCGTGCCTGCAGCCCGGCCCCCGGCGCTCTCCAGGCCGCCCTGATGAGCCCGCCGCCTGCAGCGGCCGCCGCCGTCCTGGAGACCACCTCGTCGTCGTCGTCCTCCGCCTCCTGCGCCTCGTCCTCGTCCTCCTCCAACTCGGCCAGCGCCCCCTCGGCCGCCTGCAAGAGCGCGGGTAGTGGTGGCGGCGCGGGCGCGGGAAGCGGGGCTACCAAGAAGGCGAGCTCGGGGCTGCGGCGGCCAGAGAAGCCGCCCTACTCGTACATCGCGCTCATCGTCATGGCCATCCAGAGCTCGCCCAGCAAGCGCCTGACGCTCAGCGAGATCTACCAGTTCCTGCAGGCGCGCTTCCCCTTCTTCCGCGGCGCCTACCAGGGCTGGAAGAACTCCGTGCGCCATAACCTCTCGCTCAACGAGTGCTTCATCAAGCTGCCCAAGGGGCTCGGGCGGCCCGGCAAGGGCCACTACTGGACCATCGACCCGGCCAGCGAGTTCATGTTCGAGGAGGGCTCGTTCCGCCGCCGGCCGCGCGGCTTCAGGCGGAAGTGCCAGGCGCTCAAGCCCATGTACCACCGCGTGGTGAGCGGCTTGGGCTTCGGGGCCTCGCTGCTGCCACAGGGCTTCGACTTCCAGGCGCCCCCGTCGGCGCCGCTCGGCTGCCACGGCCAGGGCGGCTATGGCGGCCTCGACATGATGCCCGCGGGCTATGACGCCGGCGCGGGCGCCCCGAGCCACGCTcacccccaccaccatcaccatcaccacgtCCCGCACATGTCGCCCAACCCGGGCTCCACTTACATGGCCAGCTGCCCGGTGCCCGCAGGGCCCGGGGCCGTCGGtgcggccggcggcggcggcggcggcggggactACGGGccagacagcagcagcagcccagtGCCCTCGTCCCCGGCCATGGCGAGCGCCATCGAGTGCCACTCACCCTACACGAGCCCTGCGGCGCACTGGAGCTCGCCCGGCGCCTCGCCTTACCTCAAGCAGCCGCCCACCCTGACGCCAAGCAGCAACCCCGCGGCCTCTGCAGGCCTGCACTCCAGCATGTCCTCCTACTCGCTTGAGCAGAGCTACTTGCACCAGAACGCCCGCGAAGAACTCTCAG tggGACTGCCTCGTTACCAGCATCACTCTGCTCCAGTGTGTGACAGGAAAGATTTTGTCCTCAATttcaacagcatttcttctttccaCCCCTCAGCTAGCGGGTCgtactatcaccaccaccaccagagCGTCTGTCAGGATATTAAGCCCTGCGTCATGTGA